GCCATTACCGTCCCCCTCCCTTCGTCACGGGGGCGGGGGCCGGGGCTTTGCCTGCCGGTGGCTTTCCCCCCACGCACTTGCCGTCCTTGTGTTGATACCGTTCCATCGCCACCTTCTCCTCCTTCAGGTAGGCGCGGTTGCGCATCACCAGTTCCTTGAAATCGACCTCGTGCCCGTCGAACTCCGGGCCGTCCACGCAGACGAACCGGGTCACCCCGCCCACGGTCACCCGGCACGCCCCGCACATCCCCGTGGCGTCCACCATGATGGGGTTCAAGCTCACCACCGTCTTGATCCCGTGGGGCTTGGTGACCTCCGCCACCGCCCGCATCATCGGGACCGGGCCGATGGCGAAGCACAGGTCGATCTTCTCCCCGGCGTCGATCCGTTCCTGGAGGGCCGCGGTGACGAAGCCCTTCTTGGCGTACGAGCCGTCGTCGGTGGTGACGATCAGGGTGTCGCTGATCGGCTTCATCTCCTCCTCGAGGATGAGGAGGTCTTTCGTCCTCGCGCCGATGATCGAGATCAGCCGGTTCCCCGCGTTCTTGATGGCGGTCGCGATGGGGAGCAGGGGCGCCGTGCCGATCCCTCCGCCGATTCCGACGACGGTGCCGAAGTTCTCGATGTGCGTCGGCAGCCCGAGGGGGCCCACGACGTCCTGGATAGTCTCCCCCGGCTTCATCTCGGAGAGCTCCGCAGTCGACTTGCCGACCACCTGGTAGATGATGGTCACCGTCCCGTCCCCGGGGTCGGAATTCACGATGGTCAGGGGGATGCGCTCGCTCATCTCCCCTTTCCGGATGACGAGAAACTGCCCCGCCTTCCGTTTGCGCGCGATCCGGGGCGCCTCGATCTTCTGGAAGAAGACTTTCTGGGCGATCTCTTTGCTTTCGGTGAGCGTGAACAACGGGGGACCTCCGAGCCCGCCGGCACACGGCCGGACGATCGAAACCAATAGTGGTCTTGGCGGGACTTTTACCGGTTTAAAAACCTTGCGATATTACTTTTTCCCGCCCCCGAAATCAAGGGGAAAAAACCGCGCGGATGTCCCTCCAGAGAAGGTCGACCCCCGATCGGGTCTTCGCGGAGACGACCACCGGGGGGCCTCCGCGTTCCAGCCACGGCGGCCCGGAAAAACGGGAAGCGAAACCGGGAATCTCCCTCGGCTTCACCTTGTCCGCCTTCATGCCCACCCAACGGTACGGTACGCCCAGGGATCCGAGGTATTCCGCAAGCATCTCTTCCTCTTCCTCCGGGCCGCGCCGCACATCCACCAGGAGGTAGACCTTCCTCAGGAGGCGGCATCCGGAGAAATACCCTTCGACGAGCGTTTTCCACCCTTCGCGCTCCGCCCGGGAGACCTTCGCGAACCCGTATC
This genomic window from Candidatus Deferrimicrobiaceae bacterium contains:
- a CDS encoding sulfide/dihydroorotate dehydrogenase-like FAD/NAD-binding protein, which produces MFTLTESKEIAQKVFFQKIEAPRIARKRKAGQFLVIRKGEMSERIPLTIVNSDPGDGTVTIIYQVVGKSTAELSEMKPGETIQDVVGPLGLPTHIENFGTVVGIGGGIGTAPLLPIATAIKNAGNRLISIIGARTKDLLILEEEMKPISDTLIVTTDDGSYAKKGFVTAALQERIDAGEKIDLCFAIGPVPMMRAVAEVTKPHGIKTVVSLNPIMVDATGMCGACRVTVGGVTRFVCVDGPEFDGHEVDFKELVMRNRAYLKEEKVAMERYQHKDGKCVGGKPPAGKAPAPAPVTKGGGR
- the yihA gene encoding ribosome biogenesis GTP-binding protein YihA/YsxC, with product MAVPPRFLMFDPTGEGWPKIPLPQAAFAGRSNVGKSSLLNALVGNARLARVGRTPGRTRGIVFFEIEGRFAFADLPGYGFAKVSRAEREGWKTLVEGYFSGCRLLRKVYLLVDVRRGPEEEEEMLAEYLGSLGVPYRWVGMKADKVKPREIPGFASRFSGPPWLERGGPPVVVSAKTRSGVDLLWRDIRAVFSP